The following DNA comes from Fervidibacillus albus.
GCGGAGGTTAAATAATTCTTCTTTTAAAGACTTAATTTTTTCTTCGATTTCGGCAGTGGTTAGATCGCGGATTTCTTTAGCCTTCATTTACTTCACCACCAGTTTCTTCTCTTTTTACAAATTTACATTTAATTGGAAGTTTATGTGAAGCTAACCGTAATGCTTCACGAGCAACTTCTTCAGGCACACCGGCAACTTCAAACATTACTTTGCCTGGTTTTACAACAGCTACCCAACCTTCTGGAGCCCCTTTACCGGAACCCATCCGTACTTCAAGTGGTTTCGCTGTATATGGTTTGTGAGGGAAAATTTTAATCCATACTTTCCCGCCCCGTTTCATGTAACGGGTCATCGCAATACGCGC
Coding sequences within:
- the rplP gene encoding 50S ribosomal protein L16 — encoded protein: MLMPKRVKYRREHRGKMRGRAKGGTTVSFGEYGLQALEASWITNRQIEAARIAMTRYMKRGGKVWIKIFPHKPYTAKPLEVRMGSGKGAPEGWVAVVKPGKVMFEVAGVPEEVAREALRLASHKLPIKCKFVKREETGGEVNEG